In Sporolituus thermophilus DSM 23256, the following are encoded in one genomic region:
- a CDS encoding heavy metal translocating P-type ATPase gives MLKKEVILEGLDCANCAAKIEDEVNKLNGVKAYMNFMNKTLTLEIESEQEYKNILQQVKTIVHKHEPDVVVKEKSVNKSNKKVLILEGLDCANCAAKIEAQTQSLEGVNSATVDFVSKKLTIEAVDKKEFGKILGEVTSIVNKLEPDVKIVDAEKKKVNKSIVMLEGLGCANCAAKMEKEISGLEGVEFAAVDFVSKKLTLEISPKVNRSELNEKIEGIVKKIEPDVKVIFEENNSKTKINENNDEEEEGVNKKEIIRLVVGGAIFAVGIIFNFQNWLELTLFIISYIIVGGEVVLRAIKGIARGQVFSEHFLMSIATIGAFFVGEYPEGVAVMLFYLVGELFQDIAVGHSRKSIRALMDIRPDYANLKVGDEIRKVSPEEVNIGDIIIVKPGEKVPLDGKVIEGNSMVDTAALTGESVPRELGPGDDALSGFINKNGVLTIEVTKDFGDSTVSKILDLVQNASSKKAPTEKFITKFARFYTPIVVFGALALAIIPPLVIPGATFSTWIYRALVFLVISCPCALVISIPLGFFGGIGGASKRGILVKGSNYLDALNNVETVVFDKTGTLTKGIFEVVDVNPQADFTDEELIEYAAFAESHSSHPIALSILKVYNKDVDTTKIEDYEEIAGHGILAKVGGKEILVGNSKLMNKENIKYQEVETLGTIVHVAVDKKYAGNIVISDAVKEDSADAIKGLKALGVRNIVMLTGDSKAVGEKIATQLGIDEVYTELLPTDKVEKIEALDAKKSHKGKIVFVGDGINDAPVLARADIGVAMGGLGSDAAIEAADIVIMTDEPSKIVTAIKVAKRTRKIVMQNIVFALGVKAIFLALGAVGVATMWEAVFADMGVAIIAILNAMRVMNTKSI, from the coding sequence ATGTTAAAGAAGGAAGTAATTTTAGAAGGTTTAGATTGCGCAAATTGTGCAGCTAAAATTGAAGATGAGGTTAATAAATTAAATGGAGTCAAAGCCTATATGAACTTCATGAACAAGACATTGACTTTAGAAATTGAATCAGAGCAAGAGTATAAGAATATATTACAGCAAGTTAAAACCATAGTGCACAAGCACGAACCGGATGTGGTAGTGAAAGAAAAATCCGTTAACAAGAGCAATAAAAAAGTATTAATACTTGAAGGACTTGACTGTGCGAATTGTGCTGCAAAGATTGAAGCTCAAACACAAAGCCTTGAAGGAGTAAATAGTGCGACCGTTGATTTTGTATCTAAGAAGCTGACAATTGAAGCGGTCGATAAAAAGGAATTTGGTAAAATTCTTGGAGAAGTAACATCCATTGTAAATAAACTTGAGCCGGATGTTAAAATAGTTGATGCAGAGAAGAAAAAGGTGAACAAAAGCATAGTAATGCTTGAAGGACTTGGCTGCGCGAATTGTGCAGCTAAAATGGAAAAAGAAATAAGCGGTCTAGAAGGAGTTGAATTTGCTGCAGTAGATTTTGTTTCGAAGAAACTAACACTGGAAATAAGTCCGAAAGTCAACCGCTCTGAGTTAAATGAGAAGATTGAAGGCATAGTAAAGAAAATAGAGCCAGATGTAAAGGTCATTTTTGAGGAGAATAACTCCAAGACCAAAATAAACGAAAATAACGATGAGGAAGAAGAAGGTGTCAACAAAAAAGAAATCATAAGACTTGTGGTCGGTGGAGCAATATTTGCCGTGGGAATCATCTTTAATTTCCAAAATTGGCTTGAGCTTACCTTGTTTATTATTAGTTATATCATAGTTGGTGGAGAGGTTGTCTTAAGAGCAATAAAAGGTATTGCCCGCGGTCAGGTATTCAGTGAGCATTTTTTGATGAGTATTGCTACCATTGGTGCTTTCTTCGTTGGAGAGTATCCAGAAGGTGTAGCAGTTATGCTGTTCTATCTGGTAGGTGAATTGTTTCAGGATATAGCTGTAGGTCACTCCAGAAAATCAATACGTGCTTTGATGGATATTCGTCCTGACTATGCAAATCTTAAAGTTGGCGATGAGATCAGGAAAGTATCTCCTGAAGAGGTAAACATAGGTGACATCATTATTGTTAAACCAGGAGAAAAAGTTCCCCTCGATGGCAAGGTTATAGAAGGAAACTCAATGGTTGACACTGCAGCGTTAACAGGGGAATCTGTTCCTCGTGAACTCGGGCCAGGAGACGATGCATTGAGCGGATTCATTAATAAAAATGGCGTTTTGACAATAGAGGTAACAAAGGATTTTGGTGATTCAACTGTATCTAAAATTTTGGATCTGGTTCAGAATGCCAGCAGTAAGAAGGCTCCTACAGAAAAATTTATAACAAAATTTGCCCGTTTCTATACTCCGATTGTAGTCTTTGGAGCATTAGCCTTAGCAATCATACCTCCATTGGTGATCCCCGGTGCAACTTTCTCTACATGGATATATCGAGCCTTAGTGTTCTTAGTTATATCTTGTCCATGTGCGTTAGTAATTTCAATACCATTGGGCTTCTTCGGAGGGATTGGTGGAGCATCGAAGAGAGGTATATTAGTAAAAGGCAGTAACTATCTTGACGCGTTGAACAATGTGGAAACAGTTGTTTTCGATAAGACAGGTACTTTAACTAAAGGTATATTTGAGGTTGTGGATGTTAACCCCCAAGCCGATTTTACTGATGAGGAATTGATTGAATATGCAGCATTTGCTGAAAGTCACTCAAGTCATCCAATTGCACTATCCATTTTGAAAGTCTATAACAAAGATGTCGATACCACTAAAATTGAAGACTATGAGGAAATTGCAGGTCATGGGATTTTAGCTAAAGTTGGTGGTAAAGAGATTCTTGTCGGAAATAGCAAACTGATGAATAAAGAAAACATTAAATATCAGGAAGTTGAGACTCTGGGTACAATAGTACATGTTGCAGTAGACAAGAAATATGCAGGCAATATTGTAATCTCTGACGCAGTGAAGGAAGATTCAGCTGATGCGATTAAAGGATTGAAGGCATTAGGTGTTAGAAATATTGTTATGCTTACTGGTGATTCGAAGGCAGTTGGGGAAAAAATAGCAACCCAACTTGGAATTGACGAGGTGTATACTGAATTGTTACCGACCGACAAGGTAGAAAAAATTGAGGCTCTGGATGCTAAGAAATCTCATAAGGGGAAAATTGTATTTGTTGGAGATGGTATCAATGATGCACCAGTACTTGCGAGAGCTGATATTGGCGTGGCAATGGGCGGCTTGGGGTCTGATGCTGCAATTGAAGCAGCTGATATAGTTATCATGACAGATGAACCATCAAAAATTGTCACTGCAATTAAAGTAGCAAAAAGGACTAGGAAAATTGTGATGCAAAACATTGTGTTTGCATTAGGGGTTAAAGCCATATTCCTTGCACTTGGTGCGGTGGGAGTTGCAACTATGTGGGAAGCTGTATTCGCTGACATGGGTGTGGCAATAATCGCAATATTAAATGCAATGAGGGTAATGAATACAAAAAGTATATAG
- a CDS encoding ArsR/SmtB family transcription factor, producing MPQEETLYDLAELFKVFGDSTRIKILWALDESEMCVCDIAFLLNMTQSAISHQLRVLKQAGLVKSRREGKIVFYSLEDEHVKQIFDQGLIHISEESK from the coding sequence ATGCCTCAAGAAGAAACTCTATATGATCTAGCAGAACTATTTAAAGTTTTTGGAGATTCAACAAGAATTAAGATACTCTGGGCATTAGATGAATCAGAGATGTGCGTTTGCGATATTGCATTCTTATTAAATATGACCCAATCAGCAATTTCACATCAGCTAAGAGTCTTAAAGCAGGCTGGACTAGTAAAGAGCAGAAGAGAAGGAAAGATTGTATTCTACTCTCTTGAAGATGAACATGTAAAGCAAATATTTGACCAGGGATTAATTCATATTTCAGAAGAAAGTAAGTAA
- the lspA gene encoding signal peptidase II — MFYIFIITILTGIDQWTKYLIETQLKPIGAIPIVKDIFHLTYARNTGAAFSILRDKQAFLILVTTIVVGALIYYLIKILKTGEVAFKLSLAIIIGGALGNLIDRVRLNYVTDFLDFTLINYPIFNLADVFVVSGVVMLSYMLLFKGDMPKISKM, encoded by the coding sequence ATGTTCTATATTTTTATTATCACAATATTGACAGGGATTGATCAGTGGACTAAATATCTTATAGAAACACAATTAAAACCGATAGGTGCTATACCCATAGTTAAAGATATATTCCATTTGACTTATGCAAGGAATACAGGAGCAGCTTTTAGCATATTGAGGGATAAGCAGGCATTTTTAATATTAGTCACAACCATTGTTGTTGGCGCATTAATATACTATTTGATAAAAATATTAAAGACAGGAGAAGTAGCCTTTAAGCTATCCTTGGCGATAATTATTGGTGGAGCTTTAGGAAATCTTATCGATAGAGTTAGATTGAACTATGTAACCGACTTTCTCGATTTCACACTAATTAATTACCCCATATTTAATTTAGCAGACGTATTTGTAGTTTCAGGAGTTGTCATGCTTTCATATATGCTTTTGTTTAAAGGAGATATGCCCAAAATCTCAAAGATGTGA
- a CDS encoding IS3 family transposase, with protein sequence MDVQKTNNTIDKVRKLQRKLYLAAKVNKQRKFHALYRKLAEPTVSEQELWIMRRIDEIHTAEPTWGYRTITRILQHEGIIINRKKVRRLMRCMGIYAIYPKPNLSKRYHAQYVRPYLLRNLEITRPNQVWAST encoded by the coding sequence GTGGATGTCCAAAAGACTAACAACACCATTGATAAAGTCCGAAAACTTCAGAGAAAGCTATACCTTGCAGCCAAAGTAAACAAGCAAAGGAAATTTCATGCCCTATACCGCAAATTGGCAGAGCCGACCGTCAGCGAGCAAGAGCTTTGGATCATGCGCCGGATTGATGAAATCCATACTGCTGAACCCACTTGGGGCTATCGAACAATCACCCGCATTTTACAGCACGAGGGTATAATCATCAACCGGAAGAAAGTTCGGCGACTTATGCGGTGTATGGGCATTTACGCCATCTATCCTAAGCCCAACCTCAGCAAGCGCTATCATGCCCAATATGTTCGGCCATATCTTCTCAGGAACCTTGAAATCACAAGACCAAACCAGGTATGGGCGTCGACATAA
- a CDS encoding recombinase family protein codes for MRKVTRIDGNNALQAFKPKVRVAAYCRVSTDSDEQMASLEAQKDHYESYIKANPDWEFAGIYYDEGISGTKKENRTGLLRLLADCENKKIDFIITKSVSRFARNTTDCIEMVRKLTDLGVFIYFEKENINTQRMEGELVLTILSSLAENESLSIAENSKWSIRRRFQNGTYKISYPPYGYDYVDGKLFINKEQAEIVKRIFSEALAGKGTQKIADGLNSDKIPTKRGSHWTATTIRGILSNEKYTGDVLLQKTYTDENFKRHYNHGEKDQYMIKDHHEAIISHEEFEAAQEILKQRGKEKGVIKGSSKYQKRYPFSGKIKCAECGSNFKRRIHGSGDRKYIAWCCTKHIKDASSCSMKFVREDAIHQAFVVMINKLIFGHKFILRPLLQSLKKTNYSDNITKIQEMETKIKENTERVQVIMGLMAKGYLEPALFNTQKNELLKEAAILKEQKEAIKRAIDGSMTALVEVEKLLKFATKAEKQIDAFDSRIFEDFIEEIIVFSQEEIDFKMKCGLNLRERLVK; via the coding sequence GTGAGAAAGGTAACAAGGATTGATGGAAACAATGCTCTCCAAGCTTTCAAGCCAAAGGTGAGGGTAGCGGCTTATTGCAGGGTTTCAACAGACAGTGATGAACAAATGGCAAGCCTGGAAGCACAAAAAGACCATTATGAATCCTATATAAAAGCAAATCCTGATTGGGAGTTTGCAGGGATCTACTATGATGAAGGCATATCAGGCACAAAAAAGGAAAACCGAACTGGACTTTTGAGACTGCTTGCAGATTGCGAAAACAAGAAAATTGACTTTATTATAACCAAGTCAGTCAGCAGATTTGCCAGAAACACAACCGACTGCATTGAAATGGTGCGAAAACTTACCGATCTCGGTGTTTTCATCTATTTCGAGAAAGAGAATATAAACACGCAGCGCATGGAAGGCGAATTGGTGCTGACAATTTTGAGCAGCCTTGCAGAAAACGAGTCATTATCCATTGCAGAAAATAGTAAGTGGTCTATCAGGCGTAGGTTCCAAAACGGAACATACAAAATTTCGTACCCTCCCTATGGTTACGATTATGTGGATGGAAAGCTATTTATCAATAAAGAACAGGCTGAAATCGTAAAGCGGATTTTTTCTGAAGCTTTGGCAGGTAAAGGTACACAGAAAATTGCAGATGGGCTAAATTCGGATAAAATCCCAACAAAGAGAGGTTCACACTGGACAGCGACAACTATCCGCGGCATTTTAAGCAATGAAAAATATACTGGGGATGTCCTTCTGCAAAAAACCTATACAGATGAGAATTTTAAGCGGCATTATAATCATGGGGAAAAAGATCAATACATGATAAAAGATCATCATGAAGCCATTATATCTCATGAGGAATTTGAAGCCGCCCAAGAGATATTAAAGCAAAGAGGAAAAGAAAAAGGTGTAATTAAGGGAAGCAGCAAGTATCAAAAACGCTACCCTTTCTCTGGGAAAATCAAATGCGCAGAATGTGGCAGCAATTTTAAGCGTCGAATTCATGGCAGCGGTGACCGTAAATATATTGCATGGTGCTGCACAAAGCACATAAAGGACGCATCAAGCTGCTCCATGAAGTTTGTCAGAGAGGATGCGATCCATCAGGCCTTCGTTGTTATGATTAATAAGCTTATTTTCGGTCATAAATTCATTCTAAGACCATTGCTACAAAGCTTAAAGAAGACAAATTACTCAGATAACATAACAAAGATTCAGGAGATGGAAACAAAAATCAAAGAAAATACAGAGCGAGTTCAGGTGATTATGGGACTTATGGCTAAAGGATACCTGGAACCCGCTCTTTTTAATACACAGAAAAATGAGCTGCTCAAAGAAGCAGCCATATTAAAAGAACAAAAAGAAGCCATAAAACGCGCAATCGATGGGAGCATGACTGCTCTTGTTGAGGTTGAGAAGCTTCTTAAATTTGCAACGAAAGCTGAAAAGCAGATTGATGCATTCGATAGCAGAATATTTGAGGATTTTATTGAAGAAATCATTGTGTTTTCACAAGAAGAAATAGATTTCAAAATGAAATGCGGGTTGAACTTAAGGGAAAGGTTGGTGAAATGA
- a CDS encoding integrase core domain-containing protein, whose protein sequence is MKSQDQTRYGRRHNLHSYEERLHVSFVIIDWYSRYIVDYELSSTLDKSFVISCLKRALAIQKPEIINSDQGSHFTNPNYTKLLDEANVRISMDGKGQCLDNARTERFFRTLKYERIYINVYETPRELRAMLRDYIKTYNNYRPHSSLGGECPARYYFGNGLHGTISYQETRKGA, encoded by the coding sequence TTGAAATCACAAGACCAAACCAGGTATGGGCGTCGACATAACCTACATTCGTATGAAGAAAGGCTTCATGTATCTTTCGTTATCATCGACTGGTACAGCCGCTACATCGTTGATTACGAACTGTCCAGCACGCTGGATAAATCCTTCGTCATCAGTTGCCTGAAGCGTGCCCTGGCCATTCAAAAGCCAGAGATCATAAATAGCGACCAAGGTAGCCATTTCACCAATCCGAATTATACTAAACTGCTTGACGAAGCCAATGTGAGGATTTCCATGGATGGTAAAGGCCAGTGCCTCGACAACGCTAGGACGGAGCGTTTTTTCCGGACATTAAAGTACGAGCGGATCTATATCAACGTGTATGAAACGCCACGGGAGCTGCGGGCCATGTTGAGAGATTACATAAAAACTTATAATAATTACCGACCACACTCATCGCTGGGCGGTGAGTGTCCAGCCCGGTATTATTTCGGAAATGGGCTCCATGGAACTATTTCATATCAAGAAACACGGAAAGGAGCATAA
- a CDS encoding recombinase family protein, with protein sequence MMSHIPFGYTIQNGRAVVNEEEAVKIEKLFEAYLSGLSLSEAAQKAGIKRYHTSIARMLTDKRYVEDKFYPPIISKDTFEKAQLERRRRAETLGRIYEHKGNEKKCLNFKFHASIPDNLYDDPFQQAEYAYSLIKSEVILDDNQECYGNSCP encoded by the coding sequence ATGATGAGCCATATACCTTTTGGATATACCATTCAAAACGGCAGGGCTGTCGTTAATGAAGAGGAAGCAGTTAAGATTGAGAAACTATTTGAGGCTTATCTTTCCGGGCTTTCTTTAAGCGAAGCGGCTCAAAAAGCGGGCATTAAGCGTTACCACACATCTATTGCAAGAATGCTGACAGATAAACGGTATGTTGAGGATAAATTTTATCCGCCAATTATCAGCAAGGACACATTCGAAAAAGCACAACTGGAAAGACGCAGGCGAGCTGAGACGCTTGGCAGGATTTATGAACATAAAGGAAATGAAAAGAAATGCCTGAATTTTAAGTTTCATGCTTCAATACCAGATAATCTATACGATGATCCATTTCAGCAGGCAGAGTATGCTTATAGTCTTATTAAGAGCGAGGTGATTTTAGATGATAACCAGGAATGTTACGGTAATTCCTGCCCGTAA
- a CDS encoding recombinase family protein, which produces MITRNVTVIPARKRIGNSANAEELPKLRVAAYCRVSTDSEEQATSYEAQIEHYTNYIKSNPEWELAGIFADEGITGTNTKKREEFNRMIEECMQGKIDMIITKSISRFARNTLDCLKYIRQLKEKNIPVYFEKENINTLDSKGEILLTIMASLAQQESQSLSQNVKLGIQYRYQQGKIHINHNRFLGYTKDKDGNLVIVPEEAEIVKRIYREYLEGSSMLQIARGLEADGILTGAGNPRWHTSTINKILRNEKYIGDALLQKTYTVDFLSKKRVPNNGIVPQYYVENSHEPIIPREIFMQVQEQLVKRRCVHISKNGKKRNYSNKHPLSQMVFCGNCHEIFRRVHWNNRGKKSIVWRCISRLENTGLFCTASTILEDTLKEKIVDAINVAVSGKNSFLAILKKNIETVLNEDLDESTADIDKRLEELQAELIQLANSKEAYDNIVNEIYRLRDLRQETLSRNALRQDKRDRIAEMTDFLNMQTGGITEFDDKLVRKLVEKAIVYDDRLVVEFKSGLEIEVNL; this is translated from the coding sequence ATGATAACCAGGAATGTTACGGTAATTCCTGCCCGTAAGCGAATTGGGAATAGTGCAAATGCAGAGGAATTACCTAAGCTTCGGGTAGCAGCTTACTGTCGTGTTTCTACGGACAGCGAGGAGCAGGCAACCAGTTATGAAGCGCAAATCGAGCATTATACAAATTACATTAAAAGCAATCCAGAATGGGAGTTAGCTGGTATATTTGCAGATGAAGGTATTACCGGAACCAACACGAAAAAGCGTGAAGAATTTAACCGGATGATAGAAGAATGCATGCAGGGCAAAATCGATATGATAATTACGAAATCTATCAGCCGGTTTGCAAGAAATACGCTGGACTGCCTAAAGTACATAAGGCAGCTTAAAGAAAAAAATATTCCGGTTTACTTTGAAAAGGAAAATATAAACACATTGGATTCCAAAGGAGAAATCCTGTTGACCATTATGGCATCTTTGGCACAGCAAGAAAGCCAATCGTTAAGCCAGAATGTAAAACTGGGTATTCAATACCGATATCAGCAAGGAAAAATCCATATCAATCACAACCGGTTTCTTGGCTATACAAAGGATAAGGATGGCAATTTAGTTATCGTACCTGAAGAAGCTGAGATCGTCAAACGCATTTACAGAGAATATCTTGAAGGTTCCAGTATGCTACAGATAGCTAGGGGTTTGGAGGCTGACGGAATTCTGACGGGTGCAGGCAATCCCAGATGGCATACCAGCACCATCAACAAGATTTTGAGGAATGAAAAATATATCGGTGATGCGCTATTACAGAAAACCTATACAGTAGATTTTTTATCAAAGAAAAGGGTACCCAATAATGGTATTGTTCCGCAATACTATGTAGAAAACAGTCATGAGCCTATAATCCCGCGTGAAATTTTTATGCAAGTTCAGGAACAGCTTGTCAAAAGAAGATGTGTGCATATAAGTAAGAATGGAAAGAAAAGAAACTATAGCAACAAGCATCCTTTATCACAGATGGTCTTTTGCGGCAACTGTCATGAGATATTCCGCAGGGTTCATTGGAATAACCGAGGAAAGAAATCAATCGTATGGAGATGCATTAGTAGATTGGAAAACACCGGTTTGTTTTGTACCGCTTCCACTATACTTGAAGATACGCTTAAAGAGAAAATTGTAGATGCCATCAATGTAGCGGTCAGCGGAAAAAACTCTTTTCTGGCCATACTGAAAAAGAATATTGAAACCGTATTAAACGAGGATTTGGACGAGAGTACGGCAGATATTGATAAAAGGCTGGAAGAGCTTCAAGCCGAGTTGATCCAATTGGCAAATTCAAAGGAAGCATATGATAATATTGTCAATGAGATTTACCGCTTACGGGACTTAAGGCAAGAAACCCTTTCAAGAAACGCTCTCCGTCAAGATAAGCGGGATCGGATCGCTGAGATGACGGACTTTCTTAATATGCAAACCGGTGGTATTACGGAATTTGATGATAAACTGGTTAGAAAACTAGTTGAAAAAGCAATTGTATATGATGACAGGTTAGTGGTAGAGTTTAAGTCGGGGTTAGAAATAGAAGTAAACCTATAA
- a CDS encoding spore coat protein: MLQLTQKEKQLLQDQKSHEEVCIQKYQKYAQQATDPRLKQLFQSYAQQEQQHLNTINSILSGHVPSMNQGQQSQQPQQSNLQGNSQMQSPTASSAASQADAMLCNDMLMTEKYVSGAYNTAIFEFTDASVRQALNHIQKEEQQHGEGIFNYMNSQGMYNVK, from the coding sequence ATGCTACAACTGACCCAAAAGGAAAAGCAGCTGCTGCAAGATCAAAAATCCCATGAAGAAGTGTGCATTCAAAAGTATCAGAAGTATGCTCAGCAGGCCACCGATCCCCGATTGAAGCAGTTATTCCAATCTTACGCACAGCAAGAGCAGCAACATTTAAATACTATCAACTCGATTTTAAGTGGCCATGTTCCCAGTATGAACCAAGGACAACAAAGCCAGCAGCCGCAACAATCTAACCTACAAGGCAATTCTCAAATGCAGTCTCCTACTGCTTCATCCGCCGCCAGTCAAGCCGATGCAATGCTCTGTAACGATATGTTAATGACCGAAAAGTATGTTTCCGGCGCTTACAACACGGCGATATTTGAATTCACTGATGCGAGCGTCCGGCAAGCCTTAAACCATATACAGAAGGAAGAGCAGCAGCACGGGGAAGGAATTTTCAACTACATGAATAGCCAGGGTATGTATAATGTGAAATAA
- a CDS encoding Csac_0668 family 2Fe-2S cluster-binding (seleno)protein yields the protein MGKETLSNYCCGNLGESSCEVEKNNFCPVCEKQGTLVKNITVKHMVLNELTEQIGDNDYYLCMNEECDITYYNTKFNVKFNKQQVKVPIWFKKDADPKYACYCSEVTEDQVIEAVVKHGAKTVKEVNAITGAMKNSNCKENNPLGVCCHKIIQEAIDKGLK from the coding sequence ATGGGAAAGGAAACTTTGAGTAATTATTGTTGCGGAAATTTAGGAGAATCATCTTGTGAGGTAGAAAAGAACAATTTTTGTCCTGTATGCGAAAAACAAGGTACTCTTGTTAAAAACATTACAGTAAAGCATATGGTACTTAACGAGTTAACGGAACAAATCGGTGATAACGATTATTATTTATGTATGAATGAGGAATGTGATATTACTTACTATAATACGAAATTTAATGTTAAGTTTAATAAACAACAGGTTAAAGTCCCAATATGGTTTAAGAAAGATGCAGATCCTAAGTATGCTTGTTATTGCAGCGAAGTCACAGAAGATCAGGTAATTGAAGCAGTTGTAAAGCATGGCGCGAAAACCGTAAAAGAAGTGAATGCCATAACTGGGGCAATGAAAAATTCTAATTGTAAAGAAAACAATCCGTTGGGAGTATGTTGCCATAAGATTATTCAGGAAGCTATCGATAAAGGCTTAAAGTAA